In a single window of the Lebetimonas sp. JH292 genome:
- a CDS encoding alanine racemase: protein MATVYLNKKNLFFNLDKISKINPNILAVIKDNAYGHGIITFSKMLNEYGIKKVCVKNNSEAEMVKSFFEEVIVFYPGTNRNAKNISYGINSVIQLKKNRHPYIHLKIDTGMHRNGILTDELNEALNIIKEKNFELRGVFSHFCCADEIGNDTFIQLKRFEEIRKKVINFCEKNSLKIPYFHLANSAALDKLPYTFDYVRPGIAMYGGIEGFKPVMKLVAKTISKRKIFSLQGVGYNKKFMSDKNITVSTVDVGYGDGLPCFTEGCKLKNTNALGKISMDSMIVEGDFDEVVVFDDVKEFVKNFDTITYDILVKISPRIKREVINSEL from the coding sequence ATGGCTACAGTTTATTTAAACAAAAAAAATCTTTTTTTTAACCTCGATAAAATTTCAAAAATAAATCCTAATATACTTGCCGTAATTAAAGACAATGCTTACGGACACGGAATAATTACTTTTTCAAAAATGCTAAATGAATACGGTATTAAAAAAGTCTGTGTTAAAAACAATTCTGAAGCCGAAATGGTAAAAAGCTTTTTTGAAGAAGTAATTGTATTTTACCCCGGTACTAACAGAAATGCGAAAAATATTTCTTACGGAATTAATTCAGTAATTCAGCTTAAAAAAAACCGTCACCCTTATATTCATTTAAAAATTGATACAGGAATGCACAGAAACGGAATTTTAACGGATGAGTTAAATGAGGCTTTAAATATTATAAAAGAAAAAAATTTTGAATTAAGAGGCGTTTTTTCCCATTTTTGCTGTGCGGATGAAATTGGGAACGATACATTTATACAACTTAAGAGATTTGAAGAAATAAGAAAAAAAGTTATTAATTTTTGTGAAAAAAACAGTTTAAAAATACCGTATTTTCATTTAGCAAATTCAGCCGCTTTAGACAAACTGCCTTATACTTTTGATTATGTACGTCCCGGAATTGCAATGTACGGTGGAATTGAAGGGTTTAAACCAGTTATGAAATTAGTTGCAAAAACAATTTCAAAAAGAAAAATTTTTTCGCTTCAGGGTGTGGGATATAATAAAAAATTTATGAGTGATAAAAATATAACGGTTTCAACCGTTGATGTGGGATACGGTGACGGACTGCCTTGTTTCACAGAGGGGTGCAAATTAAAAAACACAAATGCACTTGGAAAAATTTCTATGGATTCCATGATAGTTGAAGGTGATTTTGACGAAGTGGTTGTGTTTGATGATGTGAAAGAGTTTGTTAAAAATTTTGACACTATAACTTATGATATTTTAGTGAAAATTTCCCCGAGAATAAAAAGAGAAGTTATAAATAGTGAGTTGTGA
- the rpsR gene encoding 30S ribosomal protein S18 yields the protein MAQDPKKKYGKKRCKYCEMKVDYIGYKDIDLIKYSLSERYKIMPRRLTGTCKKHQDMVQKAIKRARQVALIPYVVDRKRVVENPFEAIKPLKAK from the coding sequence ATGGCACAGGATCCAAAGAAAAAATACGGAAAAAAAAGATGTAAATATTGTGAAATGAAAGTAGATTATATCGGATACAAAGATATTGACTTAATTAAATATTCTTTGTCTGAAAGATATAAAATTATGCCAAGAAGATTAACAGGTACCTGTAAAAAACATCAGGATATGGTTCAAAAAGCCATTAAAAGAGCAAGACAAGTGGCGTTAATCCCTTATGTAGTTGACAGAAAAAGAGTTGTCGAAAATCCGTTTGAGGCCATCAAACCTCTTAAAGCCAAATAA
- the ssb gene encoding single-stranded DNA-binding protein gives MYNKIILVGNLTRDVELRYSPAGTAIAKFGIATNRTYKDSVSGENKKEVMFIDVTVFGRSAEIANQYLRKGSKVLVEGRLVLDQWVDSSGQKRSKHSVVAEKIQFMETKAEAERNRNYENSYQAPQPQAPKEHSQPKQNKDIPSIDIDEDEIPF, from the coding sequence ATGTACAATAAAATTATCCTTGTAGGGAATTTGACAAGAGACGTTGAACTCAGATATTCCCCTGCAGGGACGGCAATAGCGAAATTCGGAATTGCAACAAACAGAACATATAAAGACAGTGTGAGCGGAGAAAACAAAAAAGAAGTTATGTTTATAGATGTCACTGTTTTTGGTAGAAGCGCGGAAATAGCCAATCAATATTTAAGAAAAGGCTCTAAAGTATTAGTTGAGGGAAGATTGGTATTAGACCAGTGGGTTGACAGCAGCGGACAAAAAAGAAGCAAACATTCTGTAGTTGCTGAAAAAATACAGTTTATGGAAACAAAAGCGGAAGCTGAGAGAAACAGAAATTATGAAAATTCTTATCAAGCTCCTCAGCCGCAAGCACCTAAAGAACATTCACAGCCTAAACAAAACAAAGATATACCGTCAATAGATATTGACGAAGACGAAATACCATTTTAA
- the rpsF gene encoding 30S ribosomal protein S6 → MLRHYETMFILKPTLTDEDKEKNLQNIQDVISKEGGEVVAMDKIGIRQLAYPIKKFERGDYYIIYYKAPSGAMLELERQMRYNEDLLRFMTVKYENKKEIKRFEEMAKNVQ, encoded by the coding sequence ATGCTCAGACATTATGAAACAATGTTTATTTTAAAACCGACATTAACGGACGAAGACAAGGAAAAAAACCTTCAAAATATTCAGGATGTAATTTCTAAAGAAGGTGGAGAAGTTGTTGCTATGGATAAAATAGGAATCAGACAGTTGGCATATCCTATTAAAAAGTTTGAAAGAGGAGATTATTATATAATTTATTACAAAGCTCCATCAGGCGCAATGCTTGAACTTGAAAGACAAATGAGATATAACGAAGATTTGTTAAGATTTATGACAGTTAAATATGAAAATAAAAAAGAAATAAAACGTTTCGAAGAAATGGCAAAAAATGTACAATAA
- a CDS encoding chloride channel protein, producing the protein MLKNTGHFFIIPLLLGAIGGFSAILFRWLIKIFTFLNDKLNIFQTHYFYLISVPFLFFISDYLVKKFKISSENVTLELIAKKVILLKGKFSKIKGFLVLFLTSVSIGFGVPVGREGPIAKMGGLLSEVFLEKLKIEKINFPIYLGAAIASAIAATFNAPIAGALLGLEIIIGKINSYVIIPLIVSVVTATFISREFIGNFAAFIVPHLHWNEEYVIFVPFEAVFIALLCLVIIKGLEYLRIFKLKNRHYWHRYIVFSGFAVGMIVAFVPESAGVGYEHITALLNNNNYSLDYILIIFLAKTAGLILSIGSGLFGGIMSPSIFIGSFGGFWFGDIFTKYGIDPRIFAVVGASSMLAGITKTPLRSSIIITELTHSYQLILPILVASSISVYLISCFQGDSFFKRALLQKGIDIDNKDIYNFLKNCKLEKYLVKINPLKENLSVYMASKILKKSRYAILPIVDEEEKLIGIVTLTDIRKSVLLHKKNIKIKDIMTREPFCIKENPSMEELIKAISLIGNRFVPFVDKNGKYLGFIDLRKLVKELSTANSAYYLK; encoded by the coding sequence ATGCTTAAAAATACGGGGCATTTTTTTATAATTCCTCTTCTTTTGGGGGCAATAGGCGGTTTTTCAGCTATTTTATTCAGGTGGCTGATAAAAATTTTTACATTTTTAAATGATAAACTGAACATTTTTCAAACCCATTATTTTTATTTGATTTCTGTTCCTTTTTTGTTTTTTATATCAGATTATTTGGTAAAAAAATTTAAAATATCTTCTGAAAATGTCACGCTTGAGCTTATTGCAAAAAAGGTGATTCTTTTAAAAGGTAAATTTTCCAAAATAAAAGGCTTTTTGGTTCTGTTTTTAACAAGCGTAAGCATAGGATTCGGTGTGCCTGTCGGAAGGGAAGGCCCTATAGCAAAAATGGGAGGACTTTTGAGCGAAGTTTTTTTGGAAAAACTGAAAATAGAGAAAATAAATTTTCCTATTTATCTGGGAGCCGCCATTGCTTCCGCCATTGCCGCAACATTTAATGCACCGATAGCCGGGGCGCTTTTGGGGCTTGAAATAATAATCGGTAAAATAAATTCATATGTTATTATCCCCCTTATTGTTTCGGTTGTAACCGCAACCTTTATTTCAAGGGAGTTTATAGGTAATTTTGCGGCTTTTATTGTCCCTCATTTACATTGGAATGAGGAATATGTCATATTTGTGCCTTTTGAGGCGGTTTTTATTGCTTTGTTGTGTCTTGTAATTATAAAGGGTCTTGAATATTTAAGAATTTTTAAGTTAAAAAACAGGCATTACTGGCACAGATATATTGTTTTTTCAGGTTTTGCTGTAGGGATGATTGTTGCATTTGTCCCGGAAAGTGCCGGAGTGGGATATGAACATATTACCGCACTTTTAAATAATAATAATTATTCACTTGATTATATCTTAATAATTTTTCTCGCAAAAACGGCAGGGCTTATTTTAAGTATAGGAAGCGGGCTTTTTGGAGGAATAATGTCTCCGAGTATTTTTATAGGTTCATTCGGAGGCTTCTGGTTTGGAGATATTTTTACAAAATACGGGATAGATCCGAGAATTTTTGCGGTGGTGGGGGCTTCTTCAATGCTTGCCGGAATTACAAAAACACCTCTTAGAAGTTCAATTATTATAACCGAACTTACCCATTCTTATCAGTTGATTTTGCCTATTTTGGTGGCTTCAAGCATCAGCGTTTATTTAATTTCATGTTTTCAGGGAGATTCTTTTTTTAAAAGGGCATTGCTTCAAAAAGGTATAGATATTGATAATAAAGATATTTATAACTTTTTAAAAAACTGTAAACTGGAAAAATATTTAGTGAAAATAAATCCCCTAAAAGAAAATCTCTCAGTATATATGGCTTCAAAAATTTTAAAAAAAAGCAGGTATGCAATTTTGCCTATAGTAGATGAAGAGGAAAAATTAATAGGCATAGTTACCCTTACAGATATAAGAAAAAGTGTCCTGCTGCATAAAAAAAACATAAAAATAAAAGACATAATGACCAGGGAACCTTTTTGTATAAAAGAAAATCCGTCTATGGAAGAGTTGATTAAAGCGATAAGCCTTATAGGAAACAGATTTGTTCCGTTTGTTGATAAAAATGGGAAATATCTTGGGTTTATTGATTTAAGAAAACTTGTAAAAGAGCTCTCGACCGCTAATTCGGCATACTATTTGAAATAA
- a CDS encoding chloride channel protein, with product MKEKLENFFAKLILGKNEHLDFIDYIKKTYKNIIHSQVMKVDMLSILFFVGKWLPFAIAIGITTGVIASFMDLLIVHINKYLNTNIIYLFIYPFLVSVITGFALNQDSKIGGPGIGFAVLHLKTPLYLKVKTLLLKLIVSIFTLSGGFIAGREGPSFFLGVGLGEWLGKAYGFSRKFKNMLGLIGGGAFTGALLKAPLGSSIFAMELENTYDFDYRPFVPMIVASITSYLTFSFFRGNHAFINLVKKPIWYLNDIPYIILMGIVISIIIYVYTITFHFLQKTSRIIPVNRRPLIGTLISIPFLIGIYYSTNNIDILSAPANMEILSNLAQNHFTIKMDIAFILYTIVITSFTLAFGIPGGLVLPVLIIGAAVGNIFGNYFPDEIAMFTLAGMGAALSAAAKTPLAAIVMITEMSHDDVVIPMTAAVITSYLTSFGYSLYLGLENPFRGDLKSLHSHMKNKNA from the coding sequence ATGAAAGAAAAATTGGAAAATTTTTTTGCCAAACTAATTCTTGGAAAAAACGAGCATTTGGATTTCATTGATTACATAAAAAAAACATATAAAAATATCATACATTCCCAGGTTATGAAAGTGGATATGCTTTCAATTTTGTTTTTTGTCGGTAAATGGCTCCCGTTTGCCATTGCTATCGGTATTACTACAGGTGTAATAGCCTCTTTTATGGATTTGTTGATAGTTCATATAAACAAATATCTTAATACCAATATAATTTATTTATTTATTTATCCTTTTTTGGTTTCTGTTATTACCGGATTTGCCCTAAACCAGGATTCAAAAATAGGGGGACCTGGAATAGGTTTTGCCGTTTTACATCTAAAAACCCCTCTTTATTTAAAGGTTAAAACTCTTTTATTAAAACTTATAGTTTCTATTTTCACCTTATCCGGAGGGTTTATCGCGGGAAGGGAAGGGCCTTCTTTTTTCCTGGGGGTAGGTTTAGGAGAGTGGCTTGGCAAAGCATACGGATTTTCAAGAAAATTTAAAAATATGCTTGGTTTAATCGGAGGGGGCGCCTTTACAGGGGCATTACTGAAAGCGCCCCTTGGAAGTTCAATTTTTGCAATGGAGCTTGAAAATACTTATGATTTTGATTACAGGCCTTTTGTGCCTATGATTGTTGCATCCATTACGAGTTATCTGACTTTTTCATTTTTCAGGGGTAATCACGCATTTATCAATTTGGTTAAAAAGCCTATTTGGTATTTAAATGATATTCCGTATATTATATTAATGGGAATTGTAATTTCAATAATTATTTATGTTTATACAATAACTTTTCATTTTCTTCAAAAAACATCAAGGATAATTCCTGTCAACAGAAGACCGTTAATCGGAACGCTTATTTCAATTCCTTTTTTGATAGGAATTTATTATTCCACCAATAATATCGATATACTCTCTGCTCCTGCGAATATGGAAATTCTCTCAAATTTAGCCCAGAATCATTTTACAATAAAAATGGACATTGCCTTTATTTTATATACAATAGTTATAACATCTTTTACTCTGGCTTTTGGAATTCCCGGCGGTCTTGTTTTGCCTGTTTTGATAATAGGTGCTGCAGTGGGTAATATTTTCGGAAATTATTTTCCAGATGAAATTGCTATGTTTACACTGGCCGGTATGGGGGCTGCTTTGAGTGCGGCTGCAAAAACACCGCTTGCCGCAATTGTAATGATTACGGAAATGAGTCATGATGATGTTGTGATACCTATGACGGCGGCTGTTATTACAAGTTATCTTACAAGTTTCGGTTACAGTCTCTATCTTGGACTTGAAAATCCTTTCAGAGGGGATTTGAAATCACTACATTCTCATATGAAAAACAAAAATGCTTAA
- a CDS encoding Sir2 family NAD-dependent protein deacetylase — translation MENIKKAAEAIKKSSHILITAGAGMGVDSGLPDFRGKEGFWRAYPIAKKLGLSFEALANPKWFDINPKLAWAFYSHRLKMYRETTPHEGFNILLNLSQDKFVFTSNVDSQFQKAGFSELKIVEIHGSIHYLQCTKPCSSEIWENNENIEIDEEKFEALNFPKCKNCGIIARPNILMFGDFRFIEKRVNLQIARFEYWLQRVDNLVIIEIGAGSEVPTVRNMSEKVKNSFGATLIRINPLESHGADIEIKKGALDALKKIRKYL, via the coding sequence ATGGAAAATATAAAAAAAGCCGCAGAAGCTATAAAAAAATCAAGCCATATATTAATAACAGCCGGGGCCGGGATGGGGGTTGATAGTGGTTTGCCTGATTTTAGAGGAAAAGAAGGATTTTGGAGAGCTTATCCTATAGCAAAAAAACTTGGACTTTCATTTGAAGCTTTGGCAAATCCAAAATGGTTTGATATTAATCCAAAACTAGCATGGGCTTTTTATAGTCATAGACTCAAAATGTATAGAGAAACCACGCCGCATGAAGGCTTTAATATTTTACTAAATCTTTCGCAGGATAAATTTGTTTTTACTTCAAATGTTGACTCTCAGTTTCAAAAAGCCGGATTTAGCGAACTTAAAATTGTAGAAATTCACGGCAGTATTCATTATTTGCAATGCACTAAACCGTGCAGCAGTGAAATTTGGGAAAACAATGAAAATATTGAAATTGATGAAGAAAAGTTTGAAGCTTTAAACTTTCCTAAATGCAAAAATTGTGGCATAATAGCAAGACCGAATATTTTAATGTTTGGAGATTTCAGATTTATTGAAAAAAGAGTAAATCTTCAGATTGCCAGATTTGAATATTGGCTTCAAAGGGTTGATAATCTGGTTATTATTGAAATAGGGGCCGGAAGTGAAGTGCCTACCGTTAGAAATATGAGCGAAAAAGTAAAAAACAGCTTTGGCGCTACTCTTATCAGAATAAATCCGCTTGAGAGTCACGGGGCTGATATTGAGATTAAAAAAGGCGCTCTTGATGCGCTAAAAAAAATCAGAAAATATTTATAA
- the moaA gene encoding GTP 3',8-cyclase MoaA, with translation MLIDSFNRTIDYIRVSVTSRCNFRCLYCMPNTPFEWEPKENVLSYEEMFEFLKLAIDEGVKKIRLTGGEPLVRKDLDKFVKMLHDYKPELDLALTTNGYYLKKYAKRLKDAGLKRVNISIDSLKPEVAEKIAQRDCLNNVLEGIDEAIKVGFQVKLNTVVMKGINDNEILDLLEFAKNKNVIIRFIEFMENERAYPGIKRVDSKEVLEKIRSRYSFKELPKKNEASKNFMLNDGNIFGIIEPHNEEFCKSCNRIRLTAEGYLIPCLFFTESYNIKEAIRGGNIQKAAEILRDVVKNKPEKNDWQEEKVSDRAFWETGG, from the coding sequence ATGTTAATAGATTCGTTTAACAGGACAATAGACTATATACGGGTTTCGGTTACAAGTAGGTGTAATTTCAGGTGTCTTTATTGTATGCCGAATACCCCATTTGAATGGGAGCCTAAGGAAAATGTATTAAGTTATGAAGAAATGTTTGAATTTTTAAAATTGGCCATTGATGAGGGTGTTAAAAAAATAAGACTTACAGGGGGAGAGCCTTTAGTTAGAAAAGATTTGGATAAATTTGTAAAAATGCTCCATGATTATAAACCGGAGCTTGATTTAGCACTTACTACAAATGGTTATTATTTAAAAAAATATGCTAAAAGATTAAAAGATGCCGGGCTTAAAAGAGTTAATATTTCAATAGATTCCCTAAAACCTGAAGTTGCCGAAAAAATAGCCCAGAGAGACTGCTTGAATAATGTTTTAGAAGGAATTGACGAGGCAATAAAGGTTGGATTTCAAGTGAAATTAAATACAGTGGTTATGAAGGGAATTAACGATAATGAAATTTTGGATTTGCTGGAATTTGCAAAAAATAAAAATGTGATAATCAGATTTATTGAGTTTATGGAAAATGAGAGGGCTTATCCCGGTATTAAAAGGGTGGATTCAAAAGAAGTTTTGGAAAAAATAAGGAGCAGATATTCTTTTAAAGAACTTCCGAAAAAAAACGAGGCGAGCAAGAATTTTATGTTAAATGACGGAAATATATTTGGTATTATCGAGCCTCACAATGAAGAATTTTGTAAAAGCTGCAACAGAATCAGATTAACGGCTGAGGGGTATTTAATACCGTGTCTTTTCTTTACAGAAAGTTATAATATAAAAGAGGCTATAAGAGGGGGAAACATACAAAAAGCTGCAGAAATTTTAAGAGATGTTGTAAAAAATAAGCCTGAAAAAAATGACTGGCAAGAAGAAAAAGTAAGCGACAGGGCGTTTTGGGAGACAGGAGGGTGA
- a CDS encoding ferritin-like domain-containing protein yields MYSILEKAIISADASEKEKLIKEINVNPESKEKPKFFEKPSYANFCKIVPPANVPRRKGFKTDEKKAVLLHALIHIEYSAIDLALDACYRFRNMPEGFYIDWLEVAADEIKHFKLINNLLEKTGHKYGDFPVHNSLFEASQKTQDLLSRMAIIPRWYEANGLDANEKIISRLQKYKDPFAQEVIAVLKIILKEEIPHVSKGDKWFKWICEKENLEPIETYFNIVDNFFKDWKKKDLNVAARLKAGFSCDELNILSGEKVC; encoded by the coding sequence ATGTATTCCATTTTGGAAAAAGCTATAATTTCAGCTGATGCCAGTGAAAAAGAAAAATTAATAAAAGAAATTAACGTTAATCCCGAATCAAAAGAAAAACCGAAATTTTTTGAAAAACCAAGCTACGCAAATTTTTGTAAAATTGTCCCTCCTGCCAATGTGCCAAGAAGAAAGGGATTTAAAACAGATGAAAAAAAAGCTGTTTTGCTTCATGCTTTAATTCATATAGAATATTCAGCTATTGATTTAGCTCTTGACGCCTGTTACAGGTTTAGAAATATGCCGGAAGGATTTTATATTGACTGGCTGGAAGTTGCCGCTGATGAAATTAAACATTTTAAACTTATAAATAATTTATTAGAAAAAACAGGGCATAAATACGGGGATTTTCCAGTTCATAATTCACTTTTTGAAGCAAGTCAGAAAACTCAGGATTTACTTAGCCGAATGGCAATAATTCCAAGATGGTATGAGGCAAACGGACTTGATGCAAATGAAAAAATAATCAGTAGACTACAAAAATATAAAGACCCTTTTGCACAAGAAGTAATTGCAGTGCTTAAAATCATTTTAAAAGAAGAAATTCCTCATGTGAGCAAAGGAGACAAATGGTTTAAATGGATTTGTGAAAAAGAAAACTTAGAACCAATTGAAACATATTTTAATATAGTAGATAACTTTTTTAAAGACTGGAAGAAAAAAGATTTAAATGTAGCCGCAAGGCTAAAAGCCGGATTCAGCTGTGATGAGCTTAATATTTTAAGCGGAGAAAAAGTCTGTTAA
- a CDS encoding TetR/AcrR family transcriptional regulator — MKQKIIKTALKHFAINGYKNTSMQDIAKELNITKPALYYHFKNKNDLYNAIFIYFFS, encoded by the coding sequence ATGAAACAAAAAATTATTAAAACCGCTTTAAAACATTTTGCAATCAATGGTTATAAAAACACATCTATGCAGGACATAGCTAAAGAGCTTAATATTACAAAACCTGCACTTTATTATCATTTTAAAAATAAAAATGATTTATATAATGCAATTTTTATTTATTTTTTTTCATAA
- a CDS encoding TolC family protein: protein MKKLSFGLILAISLNATNLNELFNAIKKTPDTKIDNLLIKKTKTLKKEIIGSLYPSVSIFASSEHFSSPTNIKPLPPTKSQQIGMQHGGYWFSQNINKIGFSASMPIFVKNIYDTKSKISHLLIASKYKAKINLLKRESLLITLLSKYNYLIKLKKALNDEKNSIETTLNAINVGVKVGRIPAFNALRLKDALNQINIKISGINTQIDSKRLQKIL from the coding sequence ATGAAAAAATTATCTTTCGGATTAATTTTGGCGATTTCTCTGAATGCCACAAATTTAAACGAACTTTTTAATGCAATCAAAAAAACACCCGATACAAAAATTGACAATCTATTAATCAAAAAAACAAAAACTCTAAAAAAAGAAATAATTGGCAGTCTGTATCCCAGTGTTTCAATTTTTGCCAGTAGCGAGCATTTTTCATCTCCAACAAATATAAAACCCCTGCCTCCAACTAAATCACAACAAATTGGAATGCAGCATGGAGGTTATTGGTTTTCTCAAAATATAAATAAAATCGGCTTTTCTGCTTCTATGCCAATTTTTGTAAAAAATATATACGATACTAAAAGCAAAATTTCCCATCTGTTAATTGCAAGCAAATATAAAGCAAAAATTAATCTTTTAAAAAGAGAAAGTCTATTAATTACACTTCTTAGTAAATACAACTATTTAATAAAATTAAAAAAAGCTTTAAATGATGAAAAAAATTCAATTGAAACAACTCTTAATGCCATTAATGTTGGTGTAAAAGTTGGAAGAATTCCGGCATTTAACGCTCTAAGATTAAAAGATGCCTTAAATCAGATAAATATAAAAATCTCAGGCATTAATACACAAATCGATTCCAAACGGTTACAGAAAATTTTATAA
- a CDS encoding TolC family protein has protein sequence MQKKSFLAVKPLKENLKASEYDVKTAKDSFWPKLMLQVKGYRAFANAYNNDEHLALNYASAGIYISWNIFNKKNNAEIEKAKIDKLKNALTIQKTIKDLNANVLKITASLKEIKKSISLAQNSIEIREELLKGAKAAFKLNRMTVDDYLKYEDNLAFAKANLANLIANKNSLIANLAFIYGNNLERIFK, from the coding sequence ATTCAAAAAAAATCTTTTTTAGCTGTTAAACCTTTAAAAGAAAATTTAAAAGCAAGTGAATATGATGTAAAAACAGCAAAAGATTCATTCTGGCCAAAACTTATGCTACAAGTAAAAGGATACAGGGCATTTGCTAATGCATATAACAATGATGAACATTTAGCACTAAACTATGCAAGCGCTGGAATTTATATTAGTTGGAATATTTTTAACAAAAAAAACAATGCTGAAATAGAAAAAGCAAAAATAGACAAACTAAAAAATGCCCTAACAATACAAAAAACAATAAAAGATTTAAATGCAAATGTTTTAAAAATAACAGCATCTCTTAAAGAGATTAAAAAATCAATTTCTTTAGCTCAAAATTCAATTGAAATAAGAGAAGAGCTATTAAAAGGAGCAAAAGCGGCGTTTAAATTAAATAGAATGACAGTAGATGATTATTTAAAATATGAAGACAATTTAGCATTTGCTAAAGCCAACTTAGCAAATCTGATAGCAAACAAAAACTCATTAATCGCTAACTTAGCATTTATTTATGGAAATAACTTAGAAAGGATATTCAAATGA
- a CDS encoding efflux RND transporter periplasmic adaptor subunit, producing the protein MKKLIAWSVVILVTIGLVIGGVKLIKKRRAEDAKLKTATIFPIVIKTVNPKNQATLTYPYLALVKNNSQVTVTTKFAGEIKCIANLGGYVTKGETVAKIDDSHLKASLKATNEKIKSIKNKLNAEYVTLKNLIATHKRTKALLNVKMASIEQYQAEESKLASLKAQIAADKNTLHSLKAQKAAILNDLKYTNITSPIDGVIAQKFANKGDNAFPGKPLITIASNSGNYLFIATPDNFKKAIYKNKMYNLIPLHSTFNGVPAYKIDVNDTNLILGEKVKIKLVSFSGNATILPYDAILSINGKNYVFIPNGNKAEIQKVHILAKGTEGVAIKENISSSVIEAKPDILLRIKAGYPIKMVSSE; encoded by the coding sequence ATGAAAAAATTAATTGCTTGGAGTGTTGTAATATTAGTTACAATAGGTTTAGTAATAGGTGGAGTAAAATTAATTAAAAAAAGAAGAGCAGAAGATGCAAAACTAAAAACAGCTACAATTTTTCCAATCGTTATAAAAACTGTTAATCCTAAAAATCAGGCTACATTAACATATCCATATTTAGCATTAGTTAAAAATAATTCACAAGTTACAGTTACAACAAAATTCGCAGGGGAAATTAAATGTATTGCAAATCTTGGAGGATATGTTACAAAAGGTGAAACAGTTGCAAAAATAGATGATTCACATTTAAAAGCTTCTCTTAAAGCTACAAATGAAAAAATCAAATCAATTAAAAATAAACTAAATGCAGAATATGTAACACTTAAAAATTTAATTGCTACTCATAAAAGAACAAAAGCCCTTTTAAATGTAAAAATGGCAAGTATTGAACAGTATCAAGCAGAAGAGAGTAAATTAGCTTCACTTAAAGCACAAATTGCAGCTGATAAAAATACTTTGCATTCTTTAAAAGCTCAAAAAGCTGCAATACTTAATGATTTAAAATATACTAATATAACTTCGCCAATTGATGGTGTTATTGCTCAAAAATTTGCAAATAAAGGTGATAATGCATTTCCAGGAAAACCTCTAATAACTATTGCATCAAATAGTGGAAATTATCTGTTTATAGCAACTCCTGATAATTTCAAAAAAGCTATTTATAAAAATAAAATGTATAATTTAATTCCACTTCATTCTACATTTAACGGAGTGCCTGCTTATAAAATTGATGTAAATGATACTAATTTGATTTTAGGAGAAAAAGTAAAAATAAAACTTGTAAGCTTTAGCGGAAATGCAACAATATTGCCTTATGATGCAATACTTAGTATAAACGGTAAAAATTATGTATTTATTCCAAATGGAAATAAAGCCGAGATTCAAAAAGTTCATATTTTAGCAAAAGGTACTGAAGGTGTGGCAATAAAAGAAAACATCAGCTCATCTGTAATAGAAGCAAAACCTGATATTTTATTAAGAATTAAAGCAGGATACCCAATTAAAATGGTGAGTAGTGAGTAG